GATCTGTACCTGATTCCTACGGCCGAAGTTCCGGTCACCAATCTCTATCGGGAGGAAATCATTCAGGATGCACTGCCCATTCTGCTCACCGCCTATACCCCCTGTTTCCGCAGAGAAGCCGGTGCGGCTGGCCGTGAGAACCGCGGACTAAACCGGTTACACCAATTTGATAAGGTGGAGATGGTTAAGTTTGTGGAGCCGGCCACCTCCTATGATGAGTTAGAATTGCTTTTGGCCAATGCGGAAGACATTCTGCAACGACTCAAACTGCCCTACCGCATCTGCGAACTATGCACAGGCGACCTGAGCTTCGCAGCGGCAAAATGCTACGACATCGAGTTATGGGCTCCGGGACAGGAAATCTGGCTGGAAGTGTCCTCCTGCAGTAATTTTGAAGATTTTCAAGCGCGACGCGCCAATATTCGCTATCGCGACAGCGACGGCAAACCGCAGTTTGTCCACACGTTAAATGGATCAGGCGTTGCACTGCCCCGCCTGATGGTCGCCATCATGGAAAATTATCAGCAGGAAGACGGCAGCATCCTCATTCCTGAAGTCATTCGCCCCTACATGGGCGGCATGGAACGTATTACGATTGCTTAACGAAAGAACTTATTTATGAACGAAAAAACACTGACAAAAAAAACACTGTATTCCGGCCGCATTCTGGATCTTGAAATTCAGGATATAGAAATGGAAAACGGCACCAAATCCATCAGAGAGCTCATCCGCCATGCCCCCGCCGTCGCCGTGCTATGCGAACTGCCCGACGGTCGTTTTGTCTTCGTGAAACAATTTCGAAAAGCCATCGAATCCGATATAGTGGAACTGGTCGCCGGCTTGTGCGAAAAAGATGAAAAACCCGCCGATGCGGCATGCAGGGAACTGATGGAAGAAACAGGTTACGAAGCGACAACGCTGATTCCACTAGGCACGGTGTACCCGTCGCCCGGATACACTGATGAATTGATTCATCTTTATTTTGCCACCTTGTCTGAAATACAGGGAAAGCAGGATCAGGACGATGACGAGCGAGTGGAAGTCGTTTATATGACGGAAGCAGAAATCGGACGGGCCATTGCACAGGCCACCATTCATGATGCAAAATTAATCGCGGCCTGGGGACAATACCTAGTAATGATCAAATACGCCGATGATACGGCCGCAACCTGTTCAACATGTGCTTGCCAGTGCGGTGCAGAATAACCATGCTTACAAACAGAATACGAGACCGTATTCTGTTTATAAAAAACAATATATGGTCTGTTAAAGCAGATCAGACTACGGGTGTGACCAGGCATATAGTTCGTGTTGTCCGTATTGTTCTCCTGCTTATTCGCGGTTATCGCGACGATGATATTTCATTGCAGGCTTCGGCCATCACATTTGCATCGGTGATGTCACTGATTCCGATTTTGGCTGTTGTCTTTTCGATTCTACAGGGCATTGGCGCGGGAACTGCTCAGGTAAACCGCCTTTTGACCTGGGTTTCCACCATGCCGCTTGAGTTTCAGGAACTGACACAAAAAATTGTGGACATTGCTCAGTCCACCAATTTCGCCGCACTGGGGGTTATCGGCGTATTGTCCCTGTTGCTTTTCGCAACCATGGTGCTGAACAATATCGAACGATCATTCAATTATATCTGGGGCATCCGCATCACGCGAAATTTCCTCAAACGAATGGTGAATTATATCTCCGTTATTGTGGTGTTCCCCATTCTCATTGCCTTATCCGGTACAGTGGCCGCCTTTATTAATAGCGAAATGGTCATGGATTCACTGGGTGCATTACGTGGATTCTATGTCTTTTCCCTGCGATTTCTGCCCTACTTTATGTCCGTTATTGCGTTCTTTCTGCTGTACACCGTTATACCCAATACCAGAGTACGTATTTCATCGGCGTTTGTGGGCAGCCTGGCGGCATCCGTGGCCATTCTTTCATGGCAGAAAGTGTATATTGCCTTTCAGGTGGGCGTGGCACGGCGCAATGCCATTTATGGGACCTTTGCGTCGGTTCCGATTTTCCTCACATGGTTATATATCAGCTGGGTCATCGTGCTGCTCGGTGCCAAGTTATGTTTTGCTATGCAGAATGAAGGCTCGATTCACCTAGATCGCAACGCCGAAAAAGCCAATCTAAAATCACGGCTGATTCTCGCACTAGCCGTTCTTGTGCGGGCCGGGCATGCCCTTCAGTCGGATGCAGTCCCCTTTGAGGAGACGACATTCGCTAATCTTCACGGCATTCCGATCCGTCTCCTTAATTCCATATGCAACCAGCTGAGTGCTGCCGGATGGATCTCTGAACTGGCTGATAAACCAGGAACCTTTTCTTTAATCAGGTCCCCGGATAATATCAAACTGGCAGACGTCTATGACAGCATTCTAAATCATGGATCCGCGCCAGATCAGCTTATACTCCATGAACTGGGTCAGTCCATCCAAGATGAAATGGAGCGATATGACCATTTTCTAAACGAAGCCTTTGACGGCCATACGTTGCAAACACTGATTAAATCATCCTTGAATCAGACAGAATAACACCTTCTACACTGATAACGACTTCGCGCACTTCGACAGAACGATGTGCTGCGGACAACGCCTTGCGAATCATGACGGACAACCCGCCACAACATGGCACCTGCATCCGAACAACATAAATGCGATCCAACGCGTTGGCATCAATAATCGCCGTTAATTTATCCACATATCCTTCTGTTAAATCACATTTAGGACAGGCCACCACCACCGCACGACCACGAATATATCGCCATTGAACATCCGGACAGGCTACGGTCGAACAGGTACTCAGCAGAACCATTTCTTTTTCTTTAAAAAATGGTGCCTGTACCGGTACCAAATGCAGTAAAACCGGCCACTGAGACAATTCGGATCGAATAACCTGCGGCATGGAATCCGACGGTACGGCGGTCTTTTCTGTCGCCGGCTCCAACATACGAGACTGTGTGCCCGGACAACCCGACGGAGGTGAAACAGCCTTTTTTACAGGAGCGGCGGTCTTTGCTAAATACACTTTTACCTGTTCTTCATCAAAGGCATCCGCATCACGTTCAATGATTTTTAACGCACCGGCTGGGCAGTCCCCGATACAGGCACCCAGTCCGTCGCAAAACTGTTCTTTGACCAATTTAGCCTTACCGTCAATAATCTGCAACGCCCCTTCGGCACACCCCGTTACACACTGTCCACATCCATTGCATTTTTCTTCGTCAATTTCGATTATTTTACGTTTCATGATCCTGTTCCTTATTTGCATTGAATTGGATCCCATCATGCATAAAATTACCCATGCTTCCTTGATCTCTATCAAGAAACGCAAAATTATCGCGAAAAAAGGAATTTTTTAATGAATTTATCGACGTTTATCGCCAACACCGATTTCTTTAACGGGCTACCAGAAGACTGCTGCCGGATGATTGCTGAACACGTATCGTTGCAGTCCATCGACAAAGGAACCATGCTCTTTTCCGAAGGCGAAGAAGGTCATATTATTTACATTCTTGCATCAGGGATGATTCGATTGAGCAAAATGACAGAAGATGGTGCGGAATCGGTGGTTCGCCTCATTAAGCCCGGAGACATGTTTGCAGAAGTCATTCTCTTTGAAAGCTCTCGCTATCCGGTTACAGCTACGGCCATCGCTCCGTCACAAGTCGCAGGAATCCATTGCAGTCATATACATGCGCTGTTGGAAAACAGGTCGTTCCGTACTCATTTTATCGCGCATTTATTCCGAAAACAGCGACAGCTCACCTCACGACTACAGGAACTGACGTCTCTCAATATTCGTGACCGTTTCTTCCTCTTTTTGCGATCTCATTTTGGGACGACCGACACCATGCATATAACACTCTCCAAAAAGGAAATGGCCGCAGCCATAGGTATTACTCCAGAAAGCTTTTCCCGTCTAATCAAACAGCTGAAAGAAGATCAGTTCATTAAATGGCAAGGTAAAGAATTAATCATTCTTTGCAATCCACTGTCCGACTGAGCTTGCCAAAATACTAACACAATACCTTAAGAAAAGATACCACCTGCTCTACTGTGACCACCTGAGGATTCGCAGACATACTATTGCCCATAGAGCGTGTTGCAATATCCTGAATAATATCCTCTTTTAAATATCGACTCTTCAAATCCACCGGGATACCGATACGGCGATTGAGCTTGCTGATGTACTTAATACCGTCAGCAATGGTGCCGGTATCAGGAGCCGGCTCATCCATCACTTTGGCCAGTACCGCAGTCATGTCGGCCTTGCATACATCTTTATTGAAATCCAGAACATAGGGAAGCAACATCCCGCATGCCGCTCCATGGGGCATGTCCAGCACAGCACCCAATGCAGCCGCCACCCCATGAACCATCCCCAATCCGGCATTACTTAAGCAAATACCGCTCACAAAACTGGCCAGTGATAAATAATCTCTGGCACCGCGATTTTCCGGATTATCACAGGCTTTCACAATGGCGCGAGCCAGCTTAGGTAACATATCAAAAGCAAGCTCTGTCGTTTCAGCGCGCTTTTTCAAAGACAAACAAGGCTCAATGAGCTGGGTCATCGTGTCCATCCCGCCGACAGCCGTAATTTTAGAGGGAACGTCTTTCGTTAAATAGGGATCTATAATCACCACATCCGCCATCATGCGGGCGTCTCGCATACTTTTTTTGTATTTCTTTACCGGATCGCAAACAACAGCATTGCAAGTCACTTCTGCTCCAGTGCCTGCGGTCGTTGGAACCAATATCAGCGGGAGCGGATCCCGCTCTAATGCCGGCCCAGCCCCCACCCCTTCGAGGTAATCCACCACGCGACCGGGATTAAGAGCCATCGCAGCCAAAACTTTAGCACAATCCATAACACTGCCTCCGCCCAGTCCGATGATAATATCCGGTTTGTGCTCACGCACTAAGTCTGTGCCTTGATCAATTATTTCTGTAGTAGGCTCACGATACACGCCAAAAAAAGGAATCATTTCCATGCGTAACGACCAACATACTGAATCAATGATCTCAGCCAGTCCCGAGCGTTTGGCTGAACGGCGACCAAAAACAACCACAGCCTTCTTACCACGCCACGGACACAACTGCTCCTTCAAAGATTTCTCCAGAATGCGCGAACCAAAAACAATAACCCCGGGAGCCAACAAGTGATTTGTCCGCAAACTCTGTATGATTTCTTCTGCATGCAATGCAATACCCGTGGCCATAGTTTTGCTCCTCATTTTTAAGTCTTTGTATTTCCGAATCCATTGCCATGTGCTGTGTTCCCACAATTTATCAACCTCGACAAATACTATTATCACAAGACGAAACGTCATCATAACAAATAACAACCCGATTGCAACACATATATCATTATTTAGACTGACTATATTTATATTTGTTGCCTATTCACATCTGACAATGCAGCACCGCCGTGTTAATCGCTTGCATATATTTGGAAGATTATGGATTAGTTCAATAGACAAATCTAATACACGTGACTTCGGATAATCAAAAAACCAGGAGGTTGTGGACTATGATGCAGCATCAATGGATCAGCAAAAATCACCTAAGATTAGCGCGTCTGCTACCGGGAATCATTACGTTGTTCAGTTGCGGGTGTTTCGGTGATGCGACAGTGCGTGACGTTCGAAACTTGACGAAACAGCGCACGAAAATCGTCTGGACTCAACAGGCTGAGGGCGATGCAAAAGATGTTTTCGGCCATGCGAGCCAGCTTGTTCTTATGGGATTCGATACTGGGGATAAAAAAGGGGTGCGAACAATCTGCGGACAGCTGTCCAATTATCGCCGACCGATGATGACGCCCGATGGTGAAGACGTGATTTATTCTGATGTGACAGATACCAACATTTACACAGTGGCATGGGAAGGAGGGCAACCCCGCATGCTGGCCAAGGGTCTTGCTTTGGATGTCTGGAAAGATCCGGCGACCGGGCGTTTCTGGGTTTATGCGGTGGAACACATGCTAAGCGATGTCAAAAAAAGCTCTGGCAATCTGTTTCGCTTTGCCATGGACGACCCGTCGATAACGGAAGTGGTGTGGGCCAACACGACCATCAGTCCGGATAATTTTCAGCTCTCATCTGACGGCCTGCGTGCCGGTGGTTTATTCCCATGGCCAGCGGCGGGTATATTAAATGTGAAAGAGAAGACACCTGCAATCTACGGCCGTGGTTGCTGGACAAGTATTGCACCGGATAATACCTATCTGCTTTGGATTTTCGACGGGGCACACCGAAATCTGACATTCCTTTCAGAAGATAAAAAACGGCGTTGGCAGGTTGATATCAGCAAAATTCCCGAGGGAGGCGGCTTTGAAGTCTATCATCCGCGCTGGAGCAATCATCGTCGTTACTTTGCGGTAACAGGTCCCTACAAAATGGGCACCGGAGAAAATCGCATTGGAAGCGGTGGCCAGGATGTCGAAATATTTCTGGGTCAGTTCAATGAGACGTTAACCGCGGTGGATCACTTTGTGCAAATTACGGATAATGAACGATTGGATATCACTCCGGATGTGTGGGTCGACGGTGCGGATTACGGAATGAATAAAAGCGACGGGCTGGATGTCACTACGGATGAGGTGGTTCCCAATACAGTGCAGACTCCACATCACGTCCGAGCTGTTCTGCGTTCAAAGTCGACTATTCCGTCGCTACAGGATATTGCCCCCTACAAGCAGGCACTGGTTGTATATCTTTATGACTTGGAAGAGGCGTTGCCCGGAATGCCGCAAACCAAAACGGTCGGTGTAGCTCACTGGGGCATACGCGACGGCTCAACGCAGCTGCTGACACGTCAAATTGGAGAGATCTATGACCTGACTATTGTGCCTTATGCTTCGCATCCCGAGTTGGAGGGAGAACGTGTGGTGATGGATTTTGATCAGGGAACCTGGCCACTGTACTACGAGATCGGTGCGAAGGAGTAAGTGGTTGCATACGAGCCATGTCGCGGTTTGAGATATATGGATTAATTCATGGTCTTTAGTTCGCATATTTTTATTTTCTATTTTCTGCCGCTGGCGCTACTGTTGTATTGGGCCATGCCTGCACGCGGGCGTAATGCTCTGCTGACCCTGCTGAGCTATCTTTTTTATGGATGGTCGAATCCCGCTTTTGTCGGGGTGATGCTGTTTTCCACGCTGGTTGATTATGCCGCAGGACTGGGCATAGGAGTCTCGCACGTCCAACATCTGCGAAGCCCGCTGGCGGCGCTGGATAAAGATGCACCCCGCACGCGCCGCCAAAAAAACTGGCTGTTGCTCAGTCTGGTTTCCAATCTGTCTCTGCTGGCTTTTTTCAAATACTTCAACTTTGCCACAGACAACCTGATCGCACTGACCGGAATGACCGGTGATGCGGCCAGTCAGCTGGATGCCGCGTTGCGGATTACCCTGCCCTTGGGAATCAGTTTCTACACGTTTCAATCCATGAGTTATACACTGGATGTTTATCGGGGTCATGCGGTGCCATTGAAAAACCTGATCGATTTTGCGTGTTATGTATCGATGTTTCCTCAGCTGGTGGCGGGACCGATTATTCGTTTCAGTGATGTGGCGTCGCAGCTGACACAGCGCACGTTGACCATGAATAAAACCGTGCGAGGGCTCGCTTTCTTCAGTGTCGGCCTGGCCAAAAAAGTCTTATTGGCCAATCCTTGCGGGAAAGTGGCCGATACTGTTTTTGATGCGGCGACCAGCAGTATGCTGGATGCGTGGTATGGAGCCGTGGCCTATGCCTTTCAGATCTATTTCGATTTTAGTGGATATTCGGATATGGCGGTGGGCTTGGGTTTGATGCTTGGTTTTATTTTTGCAAAGAATTTCGATGCGCCGTATCGCTCCGCTTCTATCACAGAATTCTGGCGACGCTGGCATATTTCATTGTCGTCCTGGCTCCGAGATTATTTATACATTCCTTTGGGTGGAAGTCGGAAATCTGCAATGCGAACCTATTTAAATGTGATGATCGTCATGCTTTTGGGCGGACTGTGGCATGGTGCGGCCTGGAATTTCATGGTCTGGGGAGGAATCCATGGACTGCTGCTTTCTCTGGAGCGCTTTCTTGGCAAAAAGAATATCTATGCGCGTAATCCACCTGGTGTAAAAATCGCGATGACGTTCATTTTGGTACTGTTTACATGGGTGGTTTTCCGTGCGGACAATTTATCTGCGGCGGTGGAATATTGGGGACGGATGCTGTATCTGGTCGATGGATCTTCAACCACAAGTCTGGTGAGCGAACTGATTTATAAACCCTATTATTTATGTGTTATGCTGATCAGCGGTCTGGTGGTCTGGATCGGCCCCGACGTCTGGGACTGGACACGCAAGCTCTACGTCTGGAAACTGCTGGTAATTTTTTTATTGTTTTGGAGTGCGGTCGCCATGCTCACATCTCAGTCTTATAATCCCTTTATCTACTTCATCTTTTAATCATGAATAAACAACCCAAGAAAATAAGCCGAGAAGAAGCGGCAATACAGGAAATGAACCGAACGCAGGTCGGGCGGTGGTACGCGCTGACATTTTTTCTGATCTTTATGATCTGCCTGTGCGCCGTTCCCGTCTGGCAAATGATTCGTGAGGTACGCAGCGGTTCTGATCAGCATCTTGTCCTTCCTGCGTGTTTTGATGTGTTTCACATAGTGAGTGAATCATGGGATCGCTATGAGCGGCAGACCAATTCGCCACTGCGCAGAATCTCTGATATGAATGTGTTTGTTCAAAAAAGACTGCGAGACTATGAGCAGCGCATGGAAGAGACGTCATTTTTGACCGAATACGTGCTGCCCCGTGTTCAATGGGCTCTGACGGCGTGGGGAGGCGTTGGAAATGAAAAAGTGCTTACGGGCCGCGATCAATGGTTGTTTTATGGACCGGATGTTCATTTTCTCACCGATAAAGGATTTCTTGATCCCGAGGTGCAACGCCGTCGCCGCCGTTCGGCAAAGGCATGGGAAACACCTCCTCAACCAGATCCTATGCCGGCTATTCTGGATTTCAAAAACCAGCTGGCGGCCCGAGGTATTGAACTGATTTTATTACCTATACCGATCAAGACGACATGGGAATCGCGACATTATGATGGCATTAATCGAACAAATGATGCGTTGCCCGAAAATCCGTCCACCCGTGATTTTTTCCGCCGTCTGGACGCCGCGAAAGTAGAATACGTAGATGTATCGCGCTTATTTTCCGATCAACGCAAAACCAACCAGCCCTCGTTATATTTGCGATCCGATACCCATTGGCGTCCTGAATGCATGCAGCAGGTGGCGCTTCATCTGTCGTCTCTGCTGAAGAAAAAAGGGTATCTCGCGAAGCAGCATACCGAGGCGTTTAAAAGCCAGAGCGCCTTTGAATCATCTGCCGGCGACATCGCCGCCATGCTGATACTGCCACCACAGTCACAGATCCGGCCATCAAAAGAACGGGTGCCCGTGCGTCGTATCAATGATGTCGATGGATCCCCTTGGCAGGCCGAGCCGCACGCGGAGGTATTATTGCTGGGAGACAGCTTTTCGAATATCTATTCGCTGCCGTCGCTGGGATGGGGCCACCATGCCGGACTCGCGGAGCAGCTGAGTTTTGAACTTCAGCACCCTGTTGACCGTATGGTACAAAATGACGATTCGGCCTATGCCACAAGACAACTGCTGGCCAATGAATGGCAACGAAATCCGCCACGCCTAACTCATAAAAAAGTAGTCATCTGGCAATTTTCCATGCGCGAACTGATGTATGGCGACTGGAAGCAAATCACGTTATGACGCAGAGTCCAAAAAAAGAATAAATAAAAACTTCGTGAAACGGTTTATGTATCCAACCTGATTATGAGCATATAATTAGGTTTGTTTTCGGCCAACAATGCTGTTTCTTTGATATCTATTTTGTTTTCAAAAACAATATTCGCGAGCTCACTCAACTCTTTTTTTGAGATAAGGCTGACATTCTTATCCCCTGTTATACAACGATCGCTCAAATAGCTCAGAACGGAAACAACATACCCCGGTTCAATATCTTTAATGATTAAGAGCGGCTCACGATCCTTTACGCCAAGTATATACGACCGAATATCGTGAAGAAAACGAACCCGTTCCCTGGACTCGATATGATGCATAACATCACTCATTATCAGGCATGCGGGCCGAGTTTCATCATTTTTGCATGACGCGGTATAGTCCTCCATGCTCACGCCGGGAAGCAGAGTAATACGGGGTAATAAATCGTCTTGAATGGCACTTCCGATATTTTCACTTATATCAATCAAGGTAATACGGATATCCTCGCGCAGTAATAGCAAATGATTGAGCACCGCGCCATCGCCGCCACCAACGTCGAGCACATGCGCATCAGGCGGGATGATAGCCGCTAATTGAGCAGCGACTTTTTCCAAATCTACGAATATGCGTCTATAGTATTTTAAAACGACAAAAAAATTCTTTCCTAACACTTTTCGCACCATCAGACCAATGCTCATGCTATTCCCTTTCTCATAAAATAATTAAACACGTCCGTTACAAAACGCTTGCGACGCGTCATGCATCATTTCTTTTTCATACCTAGAATACTGACGAAAAATCCGGAGAGAATCGTTTGAATTCCCAGGGCTGTCAGTGTTGTTCCCGTAATGGCCCACGGCATTGTCACTGCGTACTCCAGAGCATCATAGTTGGCCGCCGACCAATGAAAAAAGACGTATCCCATAAGACCCATCCCAATTAAAAAAGTCAGCAAGCCGGTGGCTATACCTCGTTCCAGCGAAACCATACTAAAAAATTGAGTGAGCCATTTGCTCTCGGGTAAGAATCGATTGTTGACAGCAAATGTTTTGGAAAATATGGCAAACAGAACGGCCTGGTATCCACAAAGAATACTGATGCTGGAGAATAGCAATGTATGTGACTTAAACGCCAGCTGGCCAAATTGTGCGCCCGTGACACTCAAAACATAGCCGAGCAACCCCAACACAACCAAGGCAATGCCGGGAACCATATAAAGCCATGTAGGGCTCAGCATCAGAAAATATCGCAATGTTCTCCGACCATCGCGCATGGTATTCAAATGAGGGGGATGACATACGCGTCCATCCTGATGCAGCGTGATAGGTATTTCTGCGATTCGTCCCCCCTTCAAACTGGATTTTATAATCATTTCCGTTGCGAATTCCATGCCCGTGCAATGCTGCTCCAATTTCGTATAAAACGCCTTGGAAAAACCTCTCATTCCACAATAAATATCGGTAATGGGCACGTGGAACCACCAGCGGGCAATGAAGGAAAACAATGGATTTCCTATGAAACGATGCGTCCACGGCATCGCCCCTTTCGCCACAACTCCGCCACCTTTGGGCAGTCGACAACCCTGAACCAAGTCATATCCTTCGCGCAACTTAGCGACAAAATTGGGTATTTCAGTAAAATCATAGCTGTCGTCCGCATCGCCCATGATCACGTATTTTGACTAAGCGGCCTCAATACCCGCCATCAAAGCATTCCCGTATCCCTTTTCCTTTACATCAATTAATCTTGCCCCCATATCTTTGGCTATTTTCCTAGATGCATCGGTACTTCCGTTATCGGCGACAATAATTTCACCGTGAATATTGGCTTTGGCAAAAGCCTTTTGTGCTTTTTCGATACATACAGCCAATGTGTCCTCTTCATTAAGACATGGGATTACAATCGATACTTCAGTCTGCATACTTCACTCCTTTTTTTGTAAGTTCTCTTTTTGGGGATAATCATTCATTGAACATAAAACCCGCGCTGGCACTGATGACAGGCGAGCATAGTCGTGAACCAGAGGTTGGCAAATCGGCATATTTGCAAAATCGTACGGTTGTCGCTTTCGTCAGCCATCTTCTGACCTTTTTTTTGTTGAAAACCAACAGTAACAGCAATGCAAGGGTATTGAAAAACAACGATGCCACAGCGATTTGCATGGAAACGGCATGATAACGATGAACAAAAAGCAAGAATCCCGCACTACACAGAATCTGCGGAGTCAATTCTTTGAAACGGCGCTGAGCGAGAAAATATTGCATCGATAAATTGAGAAGTGCTGAGGCTCCCATAGCACAGGACAAAACAGCAAGCAGATTTTTAAGGTGCGGCGATGGATGTTTAATGCCGAATAATATTCGCGTCAACAAATCGGAACAAGCCAAACCGGCCACGATGGCTAAAATCACAAACAACGCAGTCCACTGAAAGGATCGAATAAATACCTGTCGCTGTTCACGTGTTCCTCGTCCATCAGATGCAACTTTGGGGAACATGGCGATAACGATCGAACCGGGTAATAAAACAATCATTCTTCCAAAGGTGGCCGCATAGGAAAAGACATGGTCATCAGGAATATAATGATTAACCAATACCACATCGGCCATCATGAGAATAGCGTAGGCCACCTGAAAAACGAAACTCTGCAAGAGACAATACCGTATGCTAGGTACATCGCTTTTACCGCTAGACTCCGTTTTAAACTTGCGCATCAATCCGGCGAAAAGAACGGTGACAGCCGCATATAGTCCTAGTCCATATCCAAGCATTGCCAGACCACAAACGGGAAAAATAAACCAGACAAGTCCAGCACCAAAGACCACGCGGACAACGACCCCGACGACACCAGAAACAACACACCACAAAAAAAGCTGTACGCCCTGCCCCACACCATCAAGAACAGCGCCAAGAAAAAGTGCCGGAATGACGGCGGCAAATAACCATACAGAATCCATACGATCTACATGCATATAGGAAGCAATGGCTACATGAAAAATAATGACAAGAACACTGGCGAAAACCGCAACCAATCCCATTATCAAAAGCCATTTACGCAACAGTCGCCTGACATCTCCCAAACGGCCAGCCATCGCTAGCAGACTGCTGTAATGGCTTAGAGCGGTGGTGAACGCCGTCAGCGGACGCTGAACAATCATAATGACACTCAGCGCAGCGACAAACAGCGCATATTCTTCGCTTGGCAGTGCCCGGCTTACAAGCATCTGAAAAAGAAAACTGAGCACATTGCTCACAGTCATACCTACAAACAACAGACAGGCATGCCGGGCTAATTCATCGGATAAGCAACGAATCCGCGCAGTGTTCATCACCCCCATAAAGAAAGCGCATGATTTGTTGACGGCCCCCATAATCATTGCTGCCCACGGTCCAGGACATCATCGAGCGTGAGATGCGCATCCTTAAGCATGCTTGAATCATAGGGACTCCATAGCATACGAGTTATTTCACATGACCAGTCATTCGTTCCAGCCACGCGCAAAAGCAGATACACATCGCCCTGACCACCCTCAGTATCGACGATATTGGTCGTTTGCCAGTATCCATTTTCCA
The window above is part of the Spartobacteria bacterium genome. Proteins encoded here:
- a CDS encoding glycosyltransferase family 2 protein; protein product: MGDADDSYDFTEIPNFVAKLREGYDLVQGCRLPKGGGVVAKGAMPWTHRFIGNPLFSFIARWWFHVPITDIYCGMRGFSKAFYTKLEQHCTGMEFATEMIIKSSLKGGRIAEIPITLHQDGRVCHPPHLNTMRDGRRTLRYFLMLSPTWLYMVPGIALVVLGLLGYVLSVTGAQFGQLAFKSHTLLFSSISILCGYQAVLFAIFSKTFAVNNRFLPESKWLTQFFSMVSLERGIATGLLTFLIGMGLMGYVFFHWSAANYDALEYAVTMPWAITGTTLTALGIQTILSGFFVSILGMKKK
- a CDS encoding glycosyltransferase, which translates into the protein MQTEVSIVIPCLNEEDTLAVCIEKAQKAFAKANIHGEIIVADNGSTDASRKIAKDMGARLIDVKEKGYGNALMAGIEAA